GCCCATTGCCGCACGACGCGGATGCCTTTGAGCGGCGGCAACAGCCAAGTAATCTTTTGCGCCATTTCCTCTAGAAACTGCCAGGTGGAGCGACTGCTATAACCCGGCCTCTCCGCGGCATCTCCGAGGCCCATAATGAAGCTCCCGTGTGGCGTCTGTTGACAGTAGATGTGATGATGAAAGGACATGACCATCGGGCCTTGCATTGGCGCAACCGGCTCGGTCACCAGGATTTGGTGTCGCTCCGAGTAGGTGGGGATATCTACGCCCGCCATAGCAGCTATGGCCTTAGACCAACCGCCTGCGGCGTTCACTACGACCGGCGTGGCAATGTAGCCTCGCGTGGTGTCGACGCCAACGATGTTCCCCTCGCCCGCCTTGCTGCGGCGTATCCCTAACACCTCAATGTTAGTGATAACCTCCACGCCTAAGCGGCGCGCGGCCCGGGCGTAGGCGTCAGTGACATGAAAAGGATTGCAGTGGCCGTCGGTCTGGTTAAAAGTGGCCCCGATTAACCCTTCGGTGTTTAGATGCGGCACAATTTCCCGCGCCTCGCTAGGCGTACATAGCTTTACGTCTAAACCAAAACTTCGCTGGAGCGCTACGTTCTTTTGGAACTGCTCCCACCCCGCCGGAGTGTAGGCCAGGAGCAGGTATCCGCCCTGTTTAAACTCAATATCTCCCTCATAGGCGAGGTCTTCGTTCATAGTCTCAAATCTTTTTACGCTCGCGATGGACATTCTAAGGTTCATTTCGGTCCCCCACTGCTGGCGCACGCCTGCGCCGCAGCGGCCGGTGGCTCCGCTGGCCAAATAGTCCCGCTCTAACACCACTACATCCGTGCACCCGCGTTTGGCGAGCTCGTAGGCGATGGCTACGCCGTTTACGCCGCCGCCGATGATAACTACTTCGGCACTAGTGCGCATCTTTACTCGCCTCCTCGCTGCTGCCCGCGACAATGCTCCCAAGCGTTATAGGGCGAGTGGGAGGGCGATATGTCCCCGGCAGCTGGTGCTTAAGCGGTGTA
The sequence above is a segment of the Selenomonadales bacterium genome. Coding sequences within it:
- a CDS encoding FAD-binding oxidoreductase, with product MRTSAEVVIIGGGVNGVAIAYELAKRGCTDVVVLERDYLASGATGRCGAGVRQQWGTEMNLRMSIASVKRFETMNEDLAYEGDIEFKQGGYLLLAYTPAGWEQFQKNVALQRSFGLDVKLCTPSEAREIVPHLNTEGLIGATFNQTDGHCNPFHVTDAYARAARRLGVEVITNIEVLGIRRSKAGEGNIVGVDTTRGYIATPVVVNAAGGWSKAIAAMAGVDIPTYSERHQILVTEPVAPMQGPMVMSFHHHIYCQQTPHGSFIMGLGDAAERPGYSSRSTWQFLEEMAQKITWLLPPLKGIRVVRQWAGLYNMTPDRTPILGSVPAVPGFYMAVGFSGHGFMLAPMTGVLLAENILGLPASLPIEKMDLGRFARGELFNEPSVV